Genomic segment of Octopus sinensis unplaced genomic scaffold, ASM634580v1 Contig18879, whole genome shotgun sequence:
TGGACTGGACGAGGTTCATTGGCGATAAATGGCGGAATTCCCAAGGTCTCATAAAAGCAATATGCTTAGTTGTTTTGGATTTCGGGTTTCTTTTTTCCGCAGGCTTTCTTGACGGGAACTCTCAAAAACTATGCTCGAAAGCACGTGATTTTAAAAACCAGAACAACTAGAAATACTTGGATGCCCACTCACTGATGCAGGAATCAGTAACACTTTAATAACAAAAGAACATCAactaaaaacaactttcagaCGTTTGGAGTTGCTAGACGCACATACCTCCCTATTCCTGCTAAAAAACGCCTTGTCAGCACAGAAACTAAATTACGTTCTTCGGGGTGCACCCTGCTACCTGAAAACGCAACAGCTCGACAATATCGATTGTCTCTTTCGGACCACAATTGAACGCATTACGAATGTGAAATTCAACGACCAAGGGTGGGACCAAGCGACCCTACCAGTTAACCTGGGCGGACTGGGAATCCCTTCTCCGAATGATCTGGCTTGCCCCGCATATCCTCTTTGGAAAAATGTCAAGCGAGCCCTGAAGTCTGCAGAATATCCAGCCGTACTTGAACCGGTCGGGCTTGACCGAGGAGATGGAAAACGTCCTGAAGGGATCACAATTTTCCCATTTGAAGAGGGGAAACTCCTAGACTGGGACGCAACCTGTGTGGACATTCTCTGCCCGTTCAACATTGCCGGGAGCGCAGTGGACAAACTGTATCCCGCGGAAAAAACGATGAGggcaaaggagagaaaatatgaagcgCTGCGAGATCGATTCGTGTTCTGTCCGATTGTGGTCGAGACAACTGGAGGAATAAGTGGGAAATCGCTTCGCTTCCTAAAGAAGCTTGGACGCTTAGCCACATTAAAAAGCCACGACACACGTGAGACCCGGTGGCTTCTCCAGTTGATCTCCGTTGCTATCGTGAGAGGCAATAAcagtttctttaaaaatatgataACTTGAcgcaaaaaaaattgataaaataagcttCTCTTTTAAAGTATGGCCGTAATCACAGTGTAGGTGTTGGAAGGAGAGGATATATCCAGTCCTCCTTTGAGTGGGTGTTACATTACGGGCTTGTTTATGGAGGGGGTTCGATGGGACGGGGGACATCGGGTGGAGTCGAGACCGAAGGAACTGTATGTGGAAATGCCTCCAATCTGGCTGATTCcgacagaaaataaaaattatgacgaCTCCTTGTACGTATGTCCAGTTTATAAGACACCGTGTGAGTTGGAaccctttctctatttctttgatGATCTATTAATAATTGACAATTCCCTTCATTGACAATAATCCTGCTCCACCACGTCGGAGGGGGAATAAACATGCCTCCAATGGAGATTATCCTAAAAATAGGCACTCATCCTTTATAAGTCTTCAGCCGACTTTAACTTCTCTCGTTTTTTGACTGATGATCAGATGACAACTTCCTATTTGGGGTCCCCCAGTTACATGGTGGAGTCACTCTCATTATTTAGTCCCCCGAAATATTTCTAAGGATGCATCAAATCGTTCCGTAAATCCGTCGACTAATACAGTTTGGCCTGCTTTGAGACGACCTGTCGTCCTCACAGCGAAGCCCTAGCTAAATGCCACTTCACTGCTAAGTATTGGGAACCTTCTGGACAATGAGTCCGTACGGACTGGAATTTGTTTACGTCTCAGTATTCGCCTATGCGGGCCACACGTCTGCCGCTGTGGTGCGAAAATCTGTCGCTTTGGACTGCACGCTTTATCGTGTAGACCAGGGGTGTCAAACATGCGGCCCTCAGCGTACTTTACCAAACATAAGTGCGGTCTGATTTAATGgttataaaatggaaaaaattattttttatttttttacatttaataaaaatttttaattgtattttttaatcATGTTTGTTAATGTCACGTGCCTCttctgataaaaagaaaatgctcCTTGAAAGATGACGGAGAGTGTTTCAAGATAAATGGAACTTTCTATTTTTGCACAATGGTTGATGGaaaatacattgttttatatGTAACAAGTTTATCGCTATACCGAAAGAATACAACTAAAGAGGCATTATTGATCTAATCATCTATCATACAATTATTTCGAAGGTATTAAGTTGCTTATTAACCAAGAAAGTCCAATGCGTGTTTCAAAGCTAATGATTGCGAAAAAATTTATCTGCGTTACAAACTCATTTCACAAAAATCATAATCGAAGTACTGCATTAGTCACTGCAAGCTATGAAATCAGCAGAATGCTTGCAGTAAATGGAAAATCATATTGTGATGGTGATTTCCGAACAGATTAATGAAATGGCATTGAATTTGAAACACCAATTAAAGTCTGATTTGTTAAAATTCGAATATTTTTCAATTGCAATCGATTGAAACAGTGACGTCCCTTGGAATTGCACATTTAGCAATCTTTTTTAGAGCCTGTGattcagattttaatatttatgaagaTTTCTCAAACTGGTACCAATGCACGATACTAGTACAAGTAAAGATATCTTTATAAAACTTCTACAAATTCTCTTTGAATATGGGTTTGATTTGAAGAAGCTTGTATGTTTATGCACTGATTGTATTATTCATCAGCAATATTTGTGCtcaaagatataaaaatgtaaattaccATTAGTTTGGTCACGAAAACAGTAAACTATATTAGAGGTCATCCCCTCAACCACCAGCAGTTTAGTAAACTGCTGACAGATATTAATAATCAGTTCAGCGACATTCCTTTTTGTACTCCAGTCCGCTGGTTATCACTTCACAAAGttgttaaaagattttatttgttgagatcggaaataattttatttatggagATGAAAGGGCAAAACACAGACGAAATGAAAAGTCAATCTTGGATCAAAGATTTGGCATTTGCAGTGGATATTACCACACATATGAACGACCTTAATTTAGAATTGCAGGGCAAAGACAAGCTCATAACTCAGTCGTCAGATCATATCAAGTGTtttatttcgaaaataaaattatggaagtttcagctattaaatgaagatttatttcattttcctacGTGCAAAGAGCTCAGGAGTAATGTTGATGCACATAATGTAATGAATTTTTCTCAGTATGAAAGACAACTAGAATCGTTGTTAAAGGATTTCAAGAAAGATTTAATGATTTTTCGTCTTTTGAACAACAATTTTCATTATTCGCATCACCATTCTCTTTAATGTTTCCAATGCAGATGAAAGTTTACAAATGAAACTATTGGAAATTCAATCAGATTCTATACTTAAAGTTAAATATTTGGAGGTTGGAATACCTGCTTTCTTTTCATATCTTCCtggaaagtttaaaaaattttaaaaagttgtcAATCCTCTGGAAGCAACTCTCATCAAAATTAAAGGGCGAAATTGAATAATTTAGTATCTCTTATTTTGGTTATTCATCATAATAAATATCAGAACTAATCTTCCCTTAAtgagaaaattattataaatgcaggCCCTCGAAGCAAAATTGTTACAAAATGCGGCCCTCAAAGCGAAATGAGTTTGACACCCCTGGTGTAGACGCAGTGCTGGCCGTATCCCGCAACACGCGGCTCTTAATGACCTTACCAAGAGATCCCTGGAACTCACCGGAATTCTTTCCTTGCTTGAACCCACTGGGATTGATCGGGGGACGGGAAAAGGCCTGACGGGATAACTGTGTTTCCCTTCAACAGGGTGAAGCCTCTTACCTGGGATGCCATGTGTGTGGACTCTTTCTCGCCTCAGAACCTGCTGATGTCCGCATCCGCCCCTGGATCTATCGCCACAACcgcggaatgcaaaaagatgcggaagtactcctcacttctttccattcgcggttgagacttccggttTCTTGGGCGAAAtggcaatcagcttcgttcaggagatcgggtccCGCATGTCCGCtctcacaggcgacgcccgcgaatcaagatggtttttcgagcggatatccctcgCGATAGTATGCTCTaactctttctcgatcgcgtcggcttcccgcccGTTTAATTAATCAACATTAATCTTGACAAATACTGTAAATtgtttgtttgagtttgaaaattaTCCTACGTATTGCCAAGTTCACCAGGATACAAATTTCCACGTGTCTCCCTTCCTTCATCAACGATGGACTTGGGCTGTGAAGCACGGTTTCGTCTAATCAGGTTTGCCCCACTTTCGCTCGGAACTCCTATCCGCACTGGGAAGAACCTAATCAAAGAGAGCATCAACATAATCTCTTTGCACCCAATAACAATCCTCCTGGAAGTTAATTACAAAtgccccaaaaaacaaaaagaacatccCACACTGTCCGGACAACACCCTGAATGAAGGTGTTAGTATCAAACTAGCCGAAGATGACGTCCGAGGTGCGATTCGCACAAAAACTTCCGTCAAGTTTGGGGGTTCGCATTCCATTTCGTGTCGCTAGAGCGTAGCCCGCTCGTCATGGGGCACTCAACGATGTCATCTCGCGAGCACTCAATGCTGCCGGTCAATCTATTCGAATTAGTCGGTCTGGACAAGGGGGAGGGCAAACCTCCGGAAGCACAATGGCAAATGTTTCATCTGAGATGCTAGGAGTACAGACACTTGGTCACCATCCGTAATGCTGTCAAAAAATTTTAttaagtaatttttattttcagaaattaacgtaatattatttttaaataaattacattttttctAGTGGTATTTTTATgaaggataaaataaaacaatggcGGGACAATAAATTTCCTCTCTACGAATTGAAAATTTGTGTAGTAGGTCCAAGCAATTCTGGTAAAACAACATTCTGTCattatttatgtgtaataatatatttattattttagtttaatgAATATATTCTTGATACCCTCCCGACTGCCTCCCATGCTGCGTACAATGTTATTAAAAACAATACATCTCTTAATATAAATGATACTTCCAATAATAAACTGCACTGGTATCTACTTACAGAATTTTGTTCCCGGGCAGATGTGATTGCGTattattttttggtttatttcGAGTTTTATTTTTGATCCACTTGCTATGGAAATAGAAGAGAGTTTAGATATATTGATTCGACTTATTGACCAAGGTGTAATTGAAGAGCACATTCCTCTTCTCCTTTTATCTAATAAATCCGATTTATCTGGAGACATTGGTCatgttttttttcctaattttgttGCAAagtcttatttttttatattttaagaattttacaaCGATGGCCTGATCGTACCTCGGACATAAAAATGCTTTCAATATCTTGTAAAAATGGacagaacataaaacaagcattcGAATGGATGTATAAATATCGTCGTAGAACTAATTTACTTTCTCTTATCCATTTTATATTTGATTGagattaataaataattctaacAATCATCAAGAAAGGggacattatttaaatatattctcgcTGGTTTATGCTTACGTAGTTTTAACCACTTTCTTGAAAGCATACCTTTTAGTTTCTAGAACAGGGTATCTTAACCGGGGGTACATGTGCCTAGGGGATACGCGGAACAATTTTCTAGTATGCAAAATTTAATTCCTTATCCAACAACATACTTATGCGAAACTGCGGTCAGTCAACACTGTCGACGGGAAAAGTTGAAATCAGGGTTGATACAACAATCCTCACCGAAACAAAAGTAGAATACAACAAGCCAGATATTTTTGTCCACAAAAAAGTCAGAAACGAAATAAATCTAATTAAAGTGGGTATTACTTCACAGGATCGCCTCAAGCAAGTGGAGGTTGAAAAGTGTCACAAGTATGATCTACTGCCAAGTGAGCTTTCGCTTCTGTATAGCTGTCAAGTAAAAATAATTCCTGTGGttatgacatgggatggagttgtctcgaaatgcttcaaaaattatatgaagaaactATCTATTCAAGcaggaacgaggacatacatccaaTTCGTTGTACTGAAAAGAACGCTCAAGAGTATGATGATCAAACACAAACACGGAATGAAGGTATCTGGTGAAGAATACGCTTCTGCTTCCAACCGACTTGTGGAGATGGCATGCAATGGTGAATTccagaaaagcaacaacaaatatctcactATAATTAAATCTTTTACACTTTTTcggcataaaatattttattgattttgtttagttagaaaataatttatattttataattaaatcatttatctcaaaaaaagatatgtaaaaatttaaaaatcgatAGGGGGTACGCGGGATCCATTTTTAACCCCAAGGGGTACAATtcatcaaaaatttaaaaaaggttAAGAACCGCTGCTCTAGaacattcttattttatataGCTTTTGATGTTATATTGGATCAAATCTATAAATTCCGTCCTTTaagattttagttttcttttagtCTCATTAGTTAAAGATCTAGTTTTTTGCTTAAAAAGATTGTTGATAATTTTAAAGAATGCTTTTGGAATTATTGTTTACGCATAGTATGGGTTGCTAAGATGGAGAAAAGAGAGACTGAGGGAGTAATTCTTTGAGTAAGAAGCTTGAGGCTAGATATAATTGCTTTTAATGCTTATTTTCCAAGTAGTTGATATAAAGCTATGAAGAAATTCAATTACCTGGTCCTTAATTAAACATTAGATCGATATCCTGgatgttgtttttaattataatttgggATTCTTGTTTTTCTATAGGGACTTTGAGTTTGACATCCCTGCTCTAGAGGTTAAATCGAAAGACCtcgaaattttattttgtatttcagcagtgagtctttctatttttctgtgtttttgatACCAAGTCTATTTGTTTATCGTATAAACGTATTCCTGCATTAAAGGATATTAAATCCCTGTCCATACTGTCTGCACTCTGACTTCAGTatgacaattctttttttttcttagcacCAAATGAATCAATTAAGTATTAATTAAAGTATAATTTTCTCAATCTGTTCATTACTTCCTCTATTCTGATATTCCCTCAGGTAAGGATGCCAGCCTCTTTCCTTGGGAAGTGCTGACAGGCAGTGGCGAAGTTATGGTCATATCTATTTGTCGATAAataacttttattcttttgtccaGTTCGAGAGTCCTTTGGCGTGGCTCAATTCTGTTCCTATAGGAAACAATCATGCTCTCAAGGGTTTTTTTGATAGTGAGTGattgtatatacgcatgtgttcTCTCATTGATGTTCAACGATTGTGCATACTGTTGGAATTTTGAAGTGACAAGTCCGTCCCAAGTTAATACAATCGGTACTATTTTCACATTGGCATGATATATCAACTCCAATTCCTTTGATAGAAGGTCATACTTTCTAAGTTTTTCTACCTCCACTTGTTGTAAGTTTGGGGCAGATGTTATCCCAACCTCAATCAGGAATATCCGGTTGTTCTTCTTGTCAAAGATAAACAAATCGGGTTTGTTATGTTCTAGTATTATGTCTGTTTTAATGAAGGTGTCCACTTTGATTTCGACAAACTCATTAACAGACACAGTTTGTACAGAGTGAGTTTTCAGCTTCTTCTCATTCTTGAGTCCGAATTCTCgacataaatgaaaatgaatacacCTAACTACTTCATTATGCCTTCTAACATAGTCCCCATGCAGCATCTTTTCACATCTGGTAGCACAGTGGTCGACAGTCTTCTTCCATTTCATACAGTGTGGACACATTAAATTGTGGTCTGCGAAGAATAAATTTCTATCCTGTAGAAGACAGAACAAGCCTTCTGACCGTGGAGAATTATTGCCTCTGGCTAGCCAGTGACTGGAATCTTCAACCTTCACGAAATCTTCCTTAGAATTTTTATAGAGAATTGAGTGAAGACTTTTTGAAAAGGTCTGATCCAGTAGGCGTTTGTTCTGCGCATCTGACAACAGTTTTTTTTCCAGTAAAAGTGAATCTTCCAAAGAATATTTGCGCTTCAAGTATTCTTCAATAGTGGCCAGATGAGTTTTTTCAACATTTCGGCATGAAGAATCGAGAAGCTTCTTTTGCAAGCACCACTTCTGCGTTTTAAGTCCAAAAGGAGTCCAAGGAGCATACTTTCACTTAGAAAAGAAATTGAGCGTAATCCTCTCCCAAAATTCTTACGAGGAAGATATAATCTCTGTTTGTTTGCTGGTCGGAGGTGTATTCTGTATTCAGTTAATTTTGATCGGATTGTATCGTCTACCATTTCGAATTCAAATGGCTCAATATCAACTAGTCCGATGTAATAATTGTACAATGAAAGAGCGTGTTCATTAATTGCTTTGAATAAGTTTACTCCATTCAATTTAGTATTTGCTAGCCTCTCTATCCGCATAATTACTTCTTCCAAAATGATTTTCAGCATTTTCTGCTTCTGGATTTTCCCAGTTGAGCTTTCAAGCACTCCAAGGTATTTGTATCCATCAATTCCATCAAGAACTCTTGCCTCTTCTGACAACAAGTAGGTATTCGTGGCCGACTTTTCCAAATTTTTCTCCAACCCAACCGCATGGAAATAATGATTCACCTCTTCCATCATTTTGACAATAACATTTTCACTCTTCGAAACAAGTTTCAAATCATCAATGAAAAGAAGATGATTTGTCGAAAACGGTGTGATCTGATTTTCTCGCCCCATAGAGACCTTCGGGAACTTATAAGATAATAGGCGGCTCAGTGGGTCCAACACAAGGACAAACAGCATAGGTGACAAACTGTCTCCTTGGAGGATTCCCCGTTCAATTCGTACATCtcgaatatatttgttatttagtcTGAGTTTGACACTCCATTTAGTAATCAGCGACTCGACAAATTTTACAATCCATCCAGGTATCCCAGACTTTTCCAAAATTTGTAGTAAAAAAGAATGATCCACTGAGTCAAATGCTTTTTTAACATCAATCCATGCAGAGTGTAGCTTGTAATCGTTTGATCTGTTGATCTCTTTGTTAACTATTGCTTGCTCTTTCGCACCTTGGCATATTCTCCTCGTCCCCAATTGGTTTTCTGAGAGGAGGTCGTAAGCTTCCACATATTCACAAAGTTTGGTATTTACACATTTAGTCATCAGTATATAGAGAGACGGCATACATGTTATAGGCCGCAATTCCTTTGGAGACCTTGGATCTTCGCACTTTGGGATCAGGTGTGTGACCCCTGTATAGAACCAATTTCCTGGAATGGTTTTTCCACTAATGACATTAAGGATTTGCTGAAAGATTGAATCATGAAGTGATGTAAACTTCTTCAAGAAGAAATTATAGACTCCATCACAGCCTGGGCTTTCCAATTTGGCAAATATTTAACTGTCTCTTCAAATAAACACTTTTGGACCTCGGCTGATACGCCTTCCACTCCAGTCATCCTCTTCTCGATCTCAATTGTCTCACCAATCAACTGTTTTTTTCGCCACATGTTCTCCCAGTATATTCCACATTCTTCATCATCCACTGAGATGACGTTTTTAGTACTGTTTTCTTTAAGACCTCTGTAGAAAGCTTTCCGATTAAGTTCAAATTTTTGATTATCTAGTCGAAATCCTTTCTCGTTTCATGTGTAGCTAACTTTTTTTGGATAACCGcaattttttcattaataaaagagattattctcgctctctctccagagtttttctttttatatccaaCCAGGAATAATGCATGGCATGCAAGTGGTTTTTCTTCAGCCGCAAGAGTTTTCGAAATATTTCTAAGGATATTTCCCCGGATACTCGGATTGGATTCGGTAGATCCTTCCCTTCATCTGTCTAGCCGAGTGGTTTACTCATCCATTCATATGTGCCAATTTTGCGTCCCCCAAGAAAAAAGGATCCACCCGACTTACTCATTTTGAGTTGAAAGGAGGTTGGTTCTGAGTGAGGACTTTGAATAGATACCGAGCCATGTGGGAGACAAGTCCAAGTCAAATTTATAGGGGAAGGCATGTGCGAATACTCGGGAGATGTTAGTTGTGTGTAGTCTATCATTGGAGTCGGACAGATCACTTCCCCAAGACAAATCCCCTACGTCGATTCCCCCGGAAGTGGAGACCAAAATATTTTTCCCGTCCAAACAATTCCTCGACCTGTTTGACATCATCGACAGACAAATCAGCCACGGCCACCTACCAATCTCCCATCTCGTCTACCAAAAGAGTCTTCAAATACTGGTACACCTCAGTCGACACGAGTTTATCTGTCAAACATATTCAGAACGACAACCTTCGGGTCCTCTCGAAAGGTCCTCCTCGACTGTCCTCCCACAATATTTACCAAAAATCTCACAATCATTCTCCCACACAGGAATAGAGCAATTCTGGCCAATTAGCCAACTCAATACATTCACAATGCAGAGGAGGAGCACCCTCGATATTTCCAACTCGACGAGTACTCCACAGAGAGGTACAGCAATGCTTTGTTCGACACTCCCTCGAACTCAAAAACCGAATTAACCACGTCGAATGCACTCTCGAATTCGTCTAATTGGGTCAGTCAGCACACAACTGATATCCACATGGCACTCTATTATCAACTGCTTTACAAATATCTGTTCGACAACCACCTGACTGGGTTATATATACACTCTCCGAGTATTTCAATGCTTTTTACAGATAATTCAGAGCATCCGGAAAGTGGCAAATTTtctaataaaatgtaatattagtACCATCAAATAGTGCCCGATTTCCAAACTGAATTGAAATACTTTTAGGCTTTTTTTGGCCGCAATGAAGATCTGCCGAATGATGACACAAATTAACTTGAATGCACTGATTGTAGCACTGTATTGCGTTCTCCAGATCCTCTCCGTATGTTATGAAACGATTCATTCTGCAGTACGTGTCGTGCGAAATGTATTTCCTGGCTGCTTCTATAAGATCTGTCGGGTCGGACAATACCTCCTTAGAACTGGCTGCCTGAAAACTAATTTTGTGATAAATTTGACTACTCGTGGCTTAGGTAGTGGAGAAATGCGGCACAGTCATCGTCGAATTCTCCCTGGTGGTGGAAGGACTTTATTAGGGCAGATATTTGTTTTATGAGATCgctgttattttctctttttgatcgtctagaatttattttatttatctactttttaaatttgtttattatttctctGTATTCTAAAAAGATTTCATTGAATGGTTTATTTGCGGACATTGACTCACAAAAGACACTTATTTTATTCACGAATTAGTTAGTGTACCAGATTGCATTGACTGGTCTATCAAGCAGGTGGGAGACTGGGTCAAAACAGAACTTGGCCACCCTGAGTTGGCAGTAACCAATGCTTGATTAATCGAAAGGAATGCTTTGAGAATAACTACATAAATGGCCGAAAACTAATTCACATGCACGCCTCAAATTTACCTAAAATTGGAATCAGAGATTGGAATCTGATCAAAGTTTTTTGATAACTTTTAGtttagtttatttcattggaAATAAGGAAACTCTTAGGAATCGACTTGGAGGAATATTCACGCTGCATTTCCCTCCAGCCTAGAGATAATTTAGGTTTAAACTTTAACTTTTAAGCAGCTCTGTTTCTTGAACTGAAAAGTAGAAGTGGAAAGAAATCTGACAAACTTGGACCGACAGAGTttcgaaaattaaataaaaatgcaaaatggcAGCCACCATTGGCTAATCTGCGGACAACAATGTCATATCTcttcacataattatttctacttactaacaaatgatatatttgataaaaaattacGTATTCTAACTTATTCCATTCG
This window contains:
- the LOC115231778 gene encoding uncharacterized protein LOC115231778, which encodes MTKCVNTKLCEYVEAYDLLSENQLGTRRICQGAKEQAIVNKEINRSNDYKLHSAWIDVKKAFDSVDHSFLLQILEKSGIPGWIVKFVESLITKWSVKLRLNNKYIRDVRIERGILQGDSLSPMLFVLVLDPLSRLLSYKFPKVSMGRENQITPFSTNHLLFIDDLKLVSKSENVIVKMMEEVNHYFHAVGLEKNLEKSATNTYLLSEEARVLDGIDGYKYLGVLESSTGKIQKQKMLKIILEEVIMRIERLANTKLNGVNLFKAINEHALSLYNYYIGLVDIEPFEFEMVDDTIRSKLTEYRIHLRPANKQRLYLPQYLKRKYSLEDSLLLEKKLLSDAQNKRLLDQTFSKSLHSILYKNSKEDFVKVEDSSHWLARGNNSPRSEGLFCLLQDRNLFFADHNLMCPHCMKWKKTVDHCATRCEKMLHGDYVRRHNEVVRCIHFHLCREFGLKNEKKLKTHSVQTVSVNEFVEIKVDTFIKTDIILEHNKPDLFIFDKKNNRIFLIEVGITSAPNLQQVEVEKLRKYDLLSKELELIYHANVKIVPIVLTWDGLVTSKFQQYAQSLNINERTHAYIQSLTIKKTLESMIVSYRNRIEPRQRTLELDKRIKVIYRQIDMTITSPLPVSTSQGKRLASLPEGISE